From the Pseudomonas sp. SORT22 genome, one window contains:
- a CDS encoding YCF48-related protein: MAFFKRCSVMLLAWAALQGAARAEPYVDVLDLPAQPSALAATSALRDVSVAGTRLVAVGPRGHILYSDDQGSHWQQAQVPVSADLNAVSFATAQLGWAVGNDGVILHSRDGGQRWEKQLDGRVLGEQVLAYYQARAQAGGDQWARWVGEGERLVAEGADKPLLDVWFSDPLHGFAVGVFNLLLHTVDGGQHWTPWLERSDNPQGLHLTGLASVDGALYISGEQGLLLKLSAAGDHFERLSTPYAGSYFGVIGKPGALLAYGLRGHVLRSTDGGAGWQVVKTDLNTSITAASLDARGRFWLASQAGDLLVSNDDGASFSPLAQTQRALVSGAAFDSGAALVLVGERGIRTLAPDQPQQP, translated from the coding sequence GGCGCGGCCCGGGCCGAGCCTTACGTCGACGTGCTCGACCTGCCGGCGCAGCCCAGCGCCCTGGCCGCCACCAGCGCCTTGCGCGATGTCAGCGTCGCCGGTACGCGCCTGGTGGCGGTGGGGCCACGGGGGCACATCCTCTACTCGGATGACCAGGGCAGCCACTGGCAACAGGCGCAGGTGCCGGTCAGCGCCGACCTCAATGCGGTGAGCTTCGCCACCGCGCAGCTGGGCTGGGCGGTGGGCAACGACGGGGTGATATTGCACAGCCGCGATGGCGGTCAGCGCTGGGAAAAACAGCTGGACGGGCGGGTGCTCGGCGAGCAGGTGCTGGCTTATTACCAGGCACGGGCGCAAGCGGGCGGCGATCAATGGGCACGCTGGGTGGGCGAGGGTGAGCGCCTGGTCGCGGAGGGCGCCGACAAGCCGTTGCTCGACGTCTGGTTCAGCGACCCGCTGCATGGTTTTGCGGTGGGCGTATTCAACCTGCTGCTGCACACCGTTGACGGCGGCCAGCACTGGACGCCGTGGCTGGAACGCAGCGACAACCCGCAAGGCTTGCACCTGACCGGCCTGGCCAGCGTCGACGGCGCGCTGTACATCAGCGGCGAGCAGGGCCTGCTGCTCAAGCTGAGCGCTGCGGGCGACCATTTCGAGCGCCTGAGCACCCCCTATGCCGGCAGTTATTTCGGCGTCATTGGCAAACCTGGGGCGCTGCTGGCCTACGGGTTGCGCGGCCACGTACTGCGCAGCACCGATGGCGGTGCCGGCTGGCAAGTGGTCAAGACCGACCTGAACACCAGCATCACCGCCGCCAGCCTCGACGCCCGCGGGCGGTTCTGGCTGGCCAGCCAGGCCGGCGACCTGCTGGTCAGTAACGATGACGGCGCAAGCTTCAGCCCGCTGGCGCAAACCCAGCGCGCGCTGGTCAGCGGCGCAGCCTTTGATAGCGGCGCCGCGCTGGTGCTGGTCGGTGAGCGCGGCATCCGCACCCTGGCCCCCGACCAACCGCAGCAGCCATAA
- a CDS encoding MMPL family transporter — MADIQQDTLPVIRNLGDFDARSGNRLERLVFNHRLAFMLCMLLVTLVLGSMAMTRLELRPSFEKMIPQSHPYIRNYLDNRQALRGLGNSLRVVVENTRGDIFDPAYLQTLRQINDELFLSQGVDRAWMKSLWSPAVRWTEVTEEGFQGGPVMPDAYQGSAADIQQLRQNIERANIVGSLVARDFTSSMLIVPLLDQASATGAGIDYHGFSQKLEQLRQHYEAGGVYKLHVIGFAKLMGDLIDGLLQVMLFFALAVLTTLLIIYLYTRCVRSTLLVVLCSLTAVVWQLGIVAWLGYAIDPYSILVPFLIFAIGVSHAAQKMNGILQDIGRGTHRQIAARYTFRRLFVAGVTALLADAVGFAVLMLIDIPVIKDLAITASIGVAVLIFTSLLLMPVALSYVGVGRKAAERALRIDLRAAEHRGFGKLWDLLDRFTERKWATGAVLVAALLGAGGFWLSLQLKIGDLDSGAPELHADSRYNRDNAYITGHYALSSDTFAVMIKTAPEGCLRYQTLVLADRLAWALQQNPQVQTTLSLTNAVRQITAGTYEGNPKLSSIQRNQDVLNYAAQQASVNAPELFNNDCSLMPVIAYLKDHKADTLDQVVAIAERFAQANSSEDRQFLLAAGSAGIEAATNIVVREANRSMLLLVYLAVTLFCLITFRSWRATLVAVLPLMLTSILCEALMVMMGIGVKVATLPVIALGVGIGVDYALYLLSVQLHYQRQGLSLAQSYKNAVAFTGRVVGLVGITLAAGVVGWAWSPIKFQADMGILLTFMFLWNMLGALVLIPALSHFLLPASQARAPSPSPGSVEGLNLNSQKAECSSHV; from the coding sequence ATGGCCGACATCCAACAAGACACCTTGCCGGTGATCCGCAACCTCGGCGACTTCGATGCACGCTCCGGCAATCGCCTCGAACGCCTGGTGTTCAACCACCGGCTGGCGTTCATGCTGTGCATGCTGCTGGTTACCCTGGTGCTCGGCAGCATGGCCATGACCCGCCTGGAGCTGCGGCCCAGCTTCGAGAAGATGATCCCGCAGAGTCATCCCTACATCCGCAACTACCTGGACAACCGCCAGGCGCTGCGCGGCCTGGGCAATTCCCTGCGGGTGGTGGTAGAGAACACCCGTGGCGATATCTTCGACCCGGCCTACCTGCAGACCCTGCGCCAGATCAACGACGAGCTGTTCCTCAGCCAAGGTGTCGACCGCGCCTGGATGAAGTCGCTGTGGAGCCCGGCGGTGCGCTGGACCGAAGTCACCGAAGAGGGCTTCCAGGGCGGCCCGGTGATGCCCGATGCCTACCAGGGCTCGGCCGCCGATATCCAGCAACTGCGCCAGAACATCGAGCGGGCCAACATCGTCGGCAGCCTGGTCGCTCGCGACTTCACCTCAAGCATGCTTATTGTGCCGCTGCTCGACCAGGCCTCGGCGACCGGCGCCGGCATCGACTACCACGGCTTTTCGCAAAAACTTGAGCAGTTGCGCCAGCACTACGAAGCGGGCGGCGTCTACAAACTGCATGTGATCGGCTTTGCCAAGCTGATGGGCGACCTGATCGACGGGCTGCTGCAGGTGATGCTGTTCTTCGCCCTGGCAGTGCTGACCACGCTGCTGATCATCTACCTCTATACCCGCTGCGTGCGCAGCACCTTGCTGGTGGTGCTGTGCTCGTTGACGGCGGTGGTCTGGCAACTGGGGATCGTCGCCTGGCTGGGGTATGCCATCGATCCGTATTCGATCCTGGTGCCTTTTTTGATCTTCGCCATCGGCGTGTCCCATGCGGCGCAGAAGATGAACGGCATCCTGCAGGACATCGGCCGCGGCACCCACCGCCAGATCGCCGCGCGCTACACCTTCCGGCGTTTGTTCGTCGCCGGGGTCACCGCCTTGCTGGCCGATGCGGTGGGCTTTGCCGTACTGATGCTGATCGACATCCCGGTAATCAAGGACCTGGCGATTACCGCCAGCATTGGCGTGGCGGTGCTGATCTTCACCTCGCTGCTGCTGATGCCGGTGGCGTTGTCGTATGTCGGCGTCGGGCGCAAGGCCGCTGAACGGGCCTTGCGTATCGACCTGCGCGCCGCCGAGCATCGCGGCTTTGGCAAACTCTGGGACCTGCTCGATCGCTTCACCGAACGCAAGTGGGCAACCGGCGCCGTGCTAGTGGCCGCCTTGCTTGGTGCCGGCGGTTTCTGGCTGAGCCTGCAACTGAAAATCGGCGACCTCGACAGCGGCGCACCGGAGCTGCACGCCGACTCGCGCTACAACCGCGACAACGCCTACATCACCGGCCATTACGCGCTGTCCAGCGACACCTTTGCGGTAATGATCAAGACCGCCCCGGAAGGCTGTCTGCGCTACCAGACCCTGGTGCTCGCCGACCGCCTGGCCTGGGCGCTGCAACAGAACCCGCAGGTGCAGACCACCTTGTCGCTGACCAACGCGGTACGCCAGATAACCGCCGGCACCTACGAGGGCAACCCCAAGCTGAGCAGCATCCAGCGCAACCAGGACGTGCTCAACTATGCCGCCCAGCAGGCCTCGGTGAACGCCCCGGAGCTGTTCAACAACGACTGCTCGCTGATGCCGGTGATCGCCTACCTCAAGGACCACAAGGCCGACACCCTCGACCAGGTGGTGGCGATTGCCGAGCGCTTTGCCCAGGCCAACAGCAGCGAGGACCGCCAGTTCCTGCTGGCGGCCGGCAGCGCCGGGATCGAGGCAGCGACCAACATCGTGGTGCGCGAGGCCAACCGCAGCATGTTGTTGCTGGTGTACCTGGCGGTGACGCTGTTCTGCCTGATCACCTTTCGCAGCTGGCGCGCAACCCTGGTGGCGGTACTGCCGCTGATGCTCACCTCGATACTCTGCGAGGCGCTGATGGTGATGATGGGCATCGGCGTCAAGGTCGCCACCTTGCCGGTAATCGCCCTGGGCGTGGGCATTGGCGTCGATTACGCGCTGTACCTGCTCAGCGTGCAGCTGCATTACCAGCGTCAGGGCCTGTCGCTGGCGCAATCCTACAAGAACGCCGTGGCCTTTACCGGGCGGGTGGTCGGCCTGGTCGGCATCACCCTGGCCGCCGGCGTGGTTGGCTGGGCCTGGTCGCCGATCAAGTTCCAGGCCGACATGGGCATCCTGCTGACCTTCATGTTCCTCTGGAACATGCTCGGTGCGCTGGTGCTGATCCCGGCGCTGTCGCACTTCCTCTTGCCCGCCAGCCAGGCGCGGGCGCCTTCACCCAGCCCCGGCAGTGTCGAGGGGCTGAACCTTAACAGCCAAAAAGCCGAGTGCTCATCGCATGTCTGA